TTTCGGAATTGATATAATGGGTTTGCCAATGCGTTGAGGAGCCGTCAAGCGAGTCCCGCTGGTGGCCAAGGGCGCCGCCCGCCCGGCGACGTCCCTGAAAAAGAGAGTCCGGCCGCCCGATGATTCCCGATGCCGGTTTTCCCGGCGCATCAGGCGATCCAGCAAACAAGCCTGCGGAACCGTCACCGGCCCTCAGTTTCGCCGGTGGCGAGAAAGGGGTCTGGAGGACAAATGAAAGTGCCTGCGCTCTTGTCGGGCCTCGGAAGGCGACTGTCCGATGGCCGGCTGAAGGGGTTCACCCTTATCGAGCTCCTGGTGGTTATCGCCATCATCGCCATCCTGGCCGCCATTCTGTTCCCTGTCTTTGCGCGCACCCGCGACGCCGCTCGGACGACCGCCTGCAAGAACAACCTGAAGCAGCTGGGCTTGGCGTTCATGATGTTCGCGGAGGACAACGGCGGAAAGCTCCCTACTATCAACGAGTATTTCCGGAAAGAAGGGACGGTCTGGAAGCAGGGGCCCCTCTGGAACTACACCAAGACGGACAACATCATGGCTTGTCCCGGCATGACACGTGCGGAGAAGAAGCTGGCCGACCAGCCGCCGTTCAGCTACTCCATGAACGGTTACTGCACTGTGGAGGGCTGGAACGGTCCGCCGCAGGTGGCGAAGAATCGCGATGATCCGGCCAACCGGGTCAAGATGTCCATTTATCCTAAGCCCTCTGAGACCATCCTGCTTGTCGAGGAGAACCGTGACCTCCTCATGTACGGCATTCCTGTTAATGACGCCGTCTTCATCAACGTGGACAGGTCTTCAGAGCGGCATGGCGGCAAGGCCAATGTGGTGTATCTGGACGGGCACGTGGGCATGATCCCCGGAAACCAGCAGTGGGACATCGCCCGCCTCAACCCCTCCGATCCGCAGAGCCCTCTGCTGTTCTGCCCGGTGATTCCCCTGGTGCCCTGAAGCGCTGGGTTCGCGGCATTTCGTGTTTTTGGGTGTGCGGCCCGGCTTTTCCCGTGCGGGAGAGCCGGGCCTTTTGCCGTCCCCGTCGGCGGTTGCGGGTCGCGGACAACGGTGTTAGGTTGATGAGAGGCGCCGGCCGGGAGGATGCACGAACCAGGCAGGCGCGGGAGCGGATTCTGGAGCCGAACGATGGATCCACAGCGTGACTACTACGAGGTTCTGGGCGTGAGCCCGGACGCCACGCTGGAGGAGATCAAAAAGAGTTACCGCCGGCTGGTGAGGAAGTACCACCCGGATGTCCATCACGACAAAAAGCTGGCGGAGCGCGCGTTCGTCCAGATCAGCGAAGCTTATCGCGTTCTTTCGGATCCGGACAAACGTCGCAGCTACGACCTGGAGCGCAGCGCGCGGCGGAGAGAGGCGGCTTCCCGTGCGCGGCAGTCCGCCACCGGAACGGGAAAGGGTGCTTCGGATTCGCCGCCGCCCCGGGCCGGGAGTGCGCGGCCGCAGGGGCAGACGGCGAGCGGACCGGTTGCACAGAAGGCCGTGCGCGATGCAGAATTCGCGTTCATCAGGGGGCGGCTATCGGAGGCGGAGAGCCACGCCCGCCGCGCGCTGCGGGCAGACCGGACATGCGCTCGGGCGTGGGAGGTTCTGGGGGACGTGCATCAGGCTCGGAACCGGCAGGATCAGGCGCTGCAGTTCTACAGCTACGCGGTGCAGTTCGACCCGCGTAACCAGAGCGCCTTGGGCAAGCTGGAGCGCCTGATGGCGCGCACGGGACGTCCGCGTCCTGCGGCAGCAAAGGCGGGAGAGGTTCCCCGCCGCGGGTCGCCAGCAGGAGCGCTGCTACATATGGCGGGCTGGTGCGCGGTATTCCTGGTCCTGTTCGTATGGGTGCCAGCCATCCCGGCACTGGAGCCCGCCCTGTCCCCGCAGGGACTGGAGAGTGTGCTGGAGGGGTGGAACTGGGCTGTGGCTCCTCCTCTGGCTGTCGCCGGGCTGCTGATGGGCCTGCTGCTGAGGAGCGGAGGCTTCTTCCGGCACCACGCTGATGAGATGGTCTTCCAGACCATCAGCCGCGGAGCGGCCCGTCCGCAGGCTGCGCCCGTCGGGCTGCTTCTGGTGGGATTGTCGCTGGTGCTCTTCTGGCTGGCCCTCGGAGTGTATCTGGCCATGGCCAGCGTGCAGGATTCCATGTCGCGCAGCCTGACCCGTGCGTTCACTGTGACGCTGATCTTTGTGCTTGCCGCTGCGTTGCTTTCACAGATGCACGTGGCCATGCTGCTTTTTGGAGGAAACGTGGTGTTCGTGTCTTTGCTGGCGGGATGGTGGATGGTGGACTTCTGGCGCGAAGCGGGAGAAGCCTGATGAGCTCGGAAAAGCCGGTCACCGTTCCGTGCCTGAGCAAAATGAAGAAGGAAGGGCAGAGGATTGTCGTCCTTACCGCCTATGACTATCCCTTCGCCCGGTTGATGGATAGTTGCGGCATTGACGTGCTGCTGGTGGGGGACAGCGTCGGCAACGCTGTGCTCGGCTATACGGACACCATCCCCGTGACGGTGGAAGAGATGCTCCACCATGTGAAAGCGGTCTCCAGGGCGGCGCGGCGGGCGCTGGTGGTGGCGGATATGCCTTTTATGTCGTATCAAGCAGGGCGCAAACAGGCGCTGGAGAACGCTGGCCGCTTCCTGAAGGAGGGTGGGGCGAAGGCTGTCAAGCTGGAGGGTGGTGCGAGCGTCGCGGAAACAGTGGCCTTCCTGACGACTGCCGGCATCCCGGTGATGGGGCACATCGGGATGACTCCCCAGAGCGTGAACGTGACAGGCGGGTACCTGCGCCAGGGAACGAGCGAGGATGCCGCCGCCGCGCTGGAAGAGGATGCCCGCGCGCTGGAGGAGGCAGGGGCGTTCGCAGTCGTGCTGGAACTGGTCAACCCTCCTGTGGCCGCCAGGATCACGGAGCTGCTGGAGATCCCCACCATCGGCATCGGATCCGGGCCGGTTTGCGACGGTCAGGTGCTGGTGATGCACGATATGCTGGGGATGGACGAGCATTTCCGGCCCCGCCACGCAAAGCGCTATATGGAACTGCACGCGCTGCTGCGCGAAGCGTTCACGGCCTATGCCGAGGATGTGCGTTCCGGGCGCTTCCCGTCGGAGGAGCATTCATGAGCGCCCGCCGCGACGCGGGGAGGGTGGGGTGGTGAGGACCATTCAGAATCCACGGGAGCTTCAGGAACTTGCGCTCTCTGTCCGCAGGTCGGGCGCAACCATCGGTCTGGTCCCCACGATGGGCG
The sequence above is drawn from the Armatimonadota bacterium genome and encodes:
- the panB gene encoding 3-methyl-2-oxobutanoate hydroxymethyltransferase, producing the protein MSSEKPVTVPCLSKMKKEGQRIVVLTAYDYPFARLMDSCGIDVLLVGDSVGNAVLGYTDTIPVTVEEMLHHVKAVSRAARRALVVADMPFMSYQAGRKQALENAGRFLKEGGAKAVKLEGGASVAETVAFLTTAGIPVMGHIGMTPQSVNVTGGYLRQGTSEDAAAALEEDARALEEAGAFAVVLELVNPPVAARITELLEIPTIGIGSGPVCDGQVLVMHDMLGMDEHFRPRHAKRYMELHALLREAFTAYAEDVRSGRFPSEEHS